The DNA region TTGTGATTGTAATATATGGCAGTTTTGGTTTCTCCCATACAATTCCCCTCCCAGCAAACAGAATACAGAATCAATCGTTTTCTTCTGCGTAATATCCTGCTAAAATTACTATACCGTTATTGTTTTTCAGATTTTATCATTTTTATTTTTTCAATAAATAACGGCAGGAATGTTTTTAAATCCGCAATGACCGCATAATCCGCTGTTTCCATAATCGGTGCTTTCGCATCACGGTTTACCGCGATAAGAACATCCGCTTTTACTGCACACAAATGCTGCATAGCACCGGAAATCCCAAAAGCAAAATATACCTTGGGAGAAACACCTTTACCGGTTTGTCCGATTTGATGGCTCTGTTTCTCCCAGCCAAGTTCAGCTATAGGTCTGCTGCATCCCACTGATGCGCCAAGCAGTTCCGCCAATTCATGAAGTTGTACCCATTCTTTTTCTGAATGAATACCGCGACCGCCGGAAACAATAACAGACGCCTCTTCCACCGGATTATCATCAGAAATTTCAGGTAGAATTTCTTTTAAAAGCGTGCCAAAATCTTCCAGCCCCAGATGGACGGGAACATCAATAATTTCACCAATACGGCTTTCATCATATGTGGGATACCGGAATGTCCCTGCCCTGACCGTCCCTACTTGCGGACGGAAATCAGGACTGACAATATCCGCCGTAATATTTCCTCCCATCGCCGGACGGGACCAGACAACCAGTTTCGTTTCCGGTTCAACAGATAATTCCGTTACATCTGCCGTTACACCGCAAACTAAGTCTGCCGCCATACGAGGAGCCAAATCCCTGCCATAAGGATCTGCTCCAAACATCACGATATTGGGTTTCTTTTCTTTAAAAAATCCCGTTAAAGCCTTCTGATATGCCACACCATCATAATGCGTAAAAATCGGTGCATCCATAACGTAAACGAAATCCGCACCAAGATGAATAAGTTCTTGTGCTTTATCGCGAATCTCACTTCCCACAAGAACAACGGACACCGATTCATTCAGTTCAGCAGCCAATTCACGGGAAGCTCCAATCAATTCCCCCGTAACTTTCTGTATTTCACCATATTTAGGAATGGCAACAACGTAAATTCCTTTATAATCAGAAAAATCCATACTTACCCTCCTAAATTACAGAAATTTTCCTTAATGCTTCTATCAGAATATCTACC from Dialister invisus DSM 15470 includes:
- a CDS encoding electron transfer flavoprotein subunit alpha/FixB family protein; the protein is MDFSDYKGIYVVAIPKYGEIQKVTGELIGASRELAAELNESVSVVLVGSEIRDKAQELIHLGADFVYVMDAPIFTHYDGVAYQKALTGFFKEKKPNIVMFGADPYGRDLAPRMAADLVCGVTADVTELSVEPETKLVVWSRPAMGGNITADIVSPDFRPQVGTVRAGTFRYPTYDESRIGEIIDVPVHLGLEDFGTLLKEILPEISDDNPVEEASVIVSGGRGIHSEKEWVQLHELAELLGASVGCSRPIAELGWEKQSHQIGQTGKGVSPKVYFAFGISGAMQHLCAVKADVLIAVNRDAKAPIMETADYAVIADLKTFLPLFIEKIKMIKSEKQ